The following proteins are co-located in the Shouchella hunanensis genome:
- a CDS encoding extracellular solute-binding protein: MRKSLCALPLLLSMGLVGCSNGEEDGVTLDVWAIGWEAEQLVNEGYIQQFEQQHPNVKVNLQAIPWGNIYDNLLTAVASGSGPDVVQIGTSYMADFASTGSFLSLDEYVEDYPNLNPDHFFDGAVDSSIYNGELVAVPWYVETRVLFYRTDLLADVGFPEGPDTWEELYEASKALYDRGDGLYAMTLPENDDTLPYIFAWQNGVEFETADKGVDFSDPAFVEAVTYYTRFFKEDLAPLGLGLDPMQSFVDGIQPMFFEPPFRYQQLIDNYPEFEEWDTKLMPSKENNTSVIGGSNMAIFEWTEHPDEAVAFLSYLSDRQTQIDYFKDVRVLPPRVDAWEDPALQEDERLYTYYEQLQQSRAQPQVLNWNRINDEWKRSEQRITRADYTIEEEINDFRSRIEPMIVTDNGEEEN, translated from the coding sequence ATGCGGAAAAGTTTATGTGCACTACCGTTGCTTCTTTCTATGGGACTAGTAGGATGTTCAAATGGTGAAGAAGACGGCGTTACATTAGATGTATGGGCGATCGGTTGGGAAGCCGAGCAGCTCGTAAATGAAGGGTATATTCAGCAGTTTGAACAGCAGCACCCAAACGTAAAAGTCAATCTTCAAGCCATTCCATGGGGAAATATTTATGATAACTTACTCACTGCCGTCGCCTCCGGTAGCGGTCCTGATGTGGTTCAAATAGGTACGTCCTATATGGCTGACTTTGCAAGCACTGGTTCGTTTTTATCTTTAGATGAGTACGTAGAGGACTATCCAAATTTAAATCCTGATCATTTTTTTGATGGTGCCGTTGATTCCTCTATCTACAATGGTGAATTAGTTGCCGTTCCTTGGTATGTAGAAACCCGCGTCCTCTTTTATCGTACAGACTTGTTAGCTGATGTCGGCTTTCCAGAAGGCCCAGACACATGGGAAGAATTGTATGAAGCCTCCAAGGCCTTGTATGACCGAGGAGATGGCTTATATGCCATGACATTACCTGAAAATGATGATACGCTTCCGTACATTTTTGCCTGGCAGAACGGCGTCGAGTTTGAAACAGCTGATAAAGGCGTTGATTTCTCTGATCCTGCTTTTGTTGAAGCGGTTACCTACTATACTCGTTTCTTTAAAGAGGACCTTGCTCCTCTTGGACTTGGATTAGATCCCATGCAGTCGTTTGTTGATGGGATTCAGCCAATGTTTTTTGAACCCCCATTCCGGTATCAGCAGTTAATTGATAACTACCCAGAATTTGAAGAGTGGGATACAAAATTAATGCCGAGTAAAGAAAATAATACATCTGTCATTGGTGGTTCAAATATGGCGATCTTCGAATGGACAGAACATCCAGATGAAGCGGTAGCGTTTCTTTCTTACCTCTCAGATCGGCAAACGCAAATCGATTACTTCAAGGACGTTCGAGTGTTACCACCTCGGGTTGATGCTTGGGAAGACCCGGCTCTACAAGAAGACGAACGCCTCTATACCTATTATGAGCAATTGCAACAATCGCGCGCACAGCCGCAAGTCTTAAATTGGAACCGTATTAATGATGAATGGAAACGATCAGAACAACGAATTACACGAGCTGATTACACGATTGAAGAAGAAATAAATGACTTTCGATCGCGAATTGAGCCAATGATTGTGACCGATAATGGAGAGGAGGAAAACTAA
- a CDS encoding carbohydrate ABC transporter permease — protein sequence MELVRKKPAREGKRQSAPYIFIAPAVLLLLLFAVLPIIIALTISFTDMDLRGISNWSAISFVGIENYRVLLSDPIFWTSMYNTFFYVIIGVPLVIISSLGAALLLNYSSNKLFRLFRVIYYMPAITNIVAIAVIWGFLYNVSYGLFNQVLLFFNTGPVPWLEDPTIAKLSLIILAVWKGIGINMLIYLAALQSIPKDYYEAATIDGASRTQQFFKITFPLLGFATFFITVTTLIGWLQFFEEPFVMTEGGPLDGTISIALFIYQAGFSYSNFGYAAAASFVLFVIIIIATLIQFTLRRKQGDM from the coding sequence ATGGAGTTGGTACGTAAAAAACCAGCTAGAGAAGGCAAGCGCCAAAGTGCTCCCTACATCTTTATTGCTCCGGCCGTTCTGTTGCTCCTGTTGTTCGCTGTACTACCGATTATTATCGCTCTTACCATTAGCTTTACAGATATGGATTTACGCGGCATTTCAAATTGGTCGGCTATTTCCTTCGTGGGCATTGAGAACTACCGAGTTCTTTTGTCTGACCCTATTTTTTGGACGTCCATGTACAACACCTTTTTCTATGTCATTATTGGTGTTCCTCTCGTCATTATCAGTTCATTAGGGGCAGCTCTTCTGTTAAATTATAGTTCGAACAAGCTATTCCGTTTGTTTCGAGTGATTTACTACATGCCTGCGATTACGAATATTGTTGCTATCGCTGTTATATGGGGATTTCTTTATAATGTTTCCTATGGGCTTTTCAATCAAGTGTTGCTCTTCTTTAATACAGGACCCGTACCGTGGTTAGAGGACCCAACGATTGCTAAATTATCGTTGATCATCTTAGCTGTTTGGAAGGGAATTGGCATTAACATGCTAATATACTTAGCAGCATTACAGTCGATTCCAAAAGACTATTATGAGGCAGCCACCATTGATGGTGCGAGCCGAACTCAACAGTTTTTTAAGATCACCTTCCCACTTTTAGGGTTTGCAACGTTTTTTATTACTGTAACAACGCTTATCGGCTGGTTACAATTTTTTGAAGAACCATTCGTGATGACTGAAGGCGGTCCACTTGACGGTACGATTTCAATTGCTTTATTTATCTATCAAGCTGGGTTTAGTTATAGTAACTTTGGCTATGCTGCCGCCGCTTCATTTGTACTTTTTGTTATTATCATCATCGCCACTTTAATTCAGTTTACATTACGTCGAAAACAAGGCGACATGTAG
- a CDS encoding carbohydrate ABC transporter permease, giving the protein MAEKQQRSKIEIGFVSILLIIIGFILSIPFLWMLLSAFKPNPELIQIPVRIFPETWTLENFTRLFTEMNFGTYLRNTLILVGCALIGLIFNAMAGYSFAKFDFKGNRPLFFLVLATMMIPGQVTMIPVYLILNEMGLTNTMPGIVLPGLVAAFSIFLFKQFMTTIPDALIEAARLDGAGEFYIFFKLVLPMAKSILAVQGILAFIGAWNSFLWPLIVANSQDLYTLSVGLALLQGQAGENYALQMAGSAVMVVPILIIFAIFQKYIVDGFTMSGIK; this is encoded by the coding sequence ATGGCTGAAAAACAACAACGCTCGAAGATTGAGATTGGATTTGTCTCCATTCTTCTTATTATAATTGGGTTTATCCTTTCAATCCCTTTTTTGTGGATGCTTTTATCGGCATTTAAACCCAATCCAGAGCTTATCCAAATACCTGTTCGGATTTTTCCAGAAACCTGGACATTAGAAAACTTCACTCGCTTGTTTACCGAAATGAACTTTGGAACGTACTTACGAAATACATTAATTTTAGTTGGGTGCGCTCTTATTGGATTAATTTTCAATGCAATGGCAGGCTACAGCTTTGCAAAATTCGATTTTAAAGGAAATCGCCCTTTGTTTTTTCTCGTTCTTGCCACAATGATGATACCTGGACAAGTGACGATGATTCCTGTTTATCTCATTCTTAACGAAATGGGTTTAACCAACACCATGCCAGGTATTGTTTTGCCAGGACTCGTCGCCGCGTTTAGCATATTCTTATTCAAGCAATTTATGACGACAATACCAGATGCATTAATTGAAGCAGCTCGATTAGATGGAGCAGGTGAATTCTACATCTTTTTTAAGCTCGTTCTTCCAATGGCTAAGTCCATTCTAGCTGTGCAAGGTATTCTTGCTTTTATCGGTGCTTGGAATAGCTTCTTATGGCCATTAATCGTTGCAAATTCTCAAGACCTTTATACCTTATCCGTTGGACTCGCGCTCCTTCAAGGACAAGCGGGCGAGAATTACGCATTGCAAATGGCTGGCTCTGCTGTAATGGTTGTCCCGATTCTGATTATCTTTGCGATCTTTCAAAAATACATTGTCGATGGATTCACCATGTCAGGCATTAAATAA
- a CDS encoding GTP pyrophosphokinase, giving the protein MSNQGKAVTMNQLKEAKKELTRFMMKYKFALDEMTTKIEILEEEFRYVHEYNPIENIASRLKTPESLFLKVQRKQLPINIHEIKKHIMDIAGVRINCSFQKDIFLLKEMIESQDDLKVIEVKDYITQPKPNGYRSMHIIVEVPVYLSNCRECIPVEIQIRTVAMDFWASLEHKIFYKFEKEVPSEMTTELKKVADTAAELDQQMEALHNESLKYTTEADESQLFGSLRFDQERLQLPNELLNSLSALQEKKDT; this is encoded by the coding sequence ATGAGCAATCAAGGTAAAGCCGTTACGATGAATCAATTAAAAGAGGCAAAAAAAGAGCTAACCCGTTTTATGATGAAGTATAAGTTTGCCTTAGACGAAATGACAACAAAGATTGAAATACTAGAAGAAGAATTCAGGTACGTTCATGAATACAATCCGATTGAAAACATTGCGTCTCGTTTAAAGACACCTGAGAGTTTATTTTTGAAGGTACAACGGAAGCAGCTTCCTATTAACATTCACGAAATTAAGAAACATATTATGGATATTGCTGGTGTTCGGATTAACTGCTCGTTTCAAAAAGATATTTTCCTACTGAAAGAGATGATTGAATCTCAAGATGATTTGAAGGTTATCGAGGTGAAAGACTACATTACACAACCAAAACCGAATGGCTATCGCAGCATGCACATCATTGTGGAGGTCCCTGTTTATTTATCAAACTGCCGTGAGTGTATTCCGGTGGAGATTCAAATTCGTACAGTCGCGATGGACTTTTGGGCAAGTTTAGAGCATAAAATCTTTTATAAGTTTGAAAAAGAAGTACCGTCAGAAATGACAACAGAATTAAAGAAGGTTGCTGACACAGCTGCGGAACTAGATCAGCAAATGGAAGCCCTTCATAATGAGTCTTTAAAATATACAACGGAAGCAGATGAAAGTCAGTTGTTTGGCAGTTTGCGTTTTGATCAAGAACGTCTTCAGCTTCCGAATGAATTGTTAAACTCTCTTTCTGCTTTACAAGAGAAAAAAGATACGTAA
- a CDS encoding GNAT family N-acetyltransferase has product MNVIQATKQDAAAIHLVMKAAFREYEKALPPSSALDETVLSIRKQLMNGEQALLAQEHQHPIGVVRYTFQSNVLSFFRLSVLPEKRGQGIATLLLNELEAAAIKASIPFLQCKVRVSVPKNMAFYHSLGYIIKEKQTSRGIPIVLMEKPLTHNII; this is encoded by the coding sequence ATGAACGTTATTCAAGCCACTAAACAAGATGCAGCGGCCATCCACCTTGTTATGAAAGCGGCATTCCGTGAGTACGAAAAGGCTTTACCTCCTTCAAGCGCATTAGACGAGACGGTTCTGTCTATTCGAAAACAGCTGATGAATGGCGAACAAGCTCTGCTTGCGCAGGAACATCAGCATCCTATTGGCGTTGTGCGATATACCTTCCAATCAAACGTTCTTTCCTTTTTCCGTCTCTCGGTTCTTCCTGAAAAAAGGGGGCAAGGCATTGCAACCTTGCTTTTAAACGAGCTAGAAGCCGCTGCAATAAAAGCCAGTATCCCCTTTCTCCAATGCAAAGTGAGAGTAAGCGTCCCAAAAAATATGGCCTTCTATCACTCTCTCGGTTACATCATTAAAGAAAAACAAACTTCACGTGGCATCCCCATCGTGTTAATGGAAAAACCTTTGACCCATAACATCATTTAA
- a CDS encoding methylated-DNA--[protein]-cysteine S-methyltransferase, with product MYKKVLDSPLGTLTLASDGEQLTGVWLKGQKYEKQTIHQSAVVRNDLPLFLKVEEWLERYAHGEAPAIDFPLKPEGSMFRQEVWKHLLTIPYGEVETYGNIAKKMERNHGRNMSAQAVGGAVGHNPISILIPCHRVVGSNGSLTGYAGGIEMKKHLLMIEGVQLNGFYDPSPVR from the coding sequence ATGTATAAGAAAGTTTTAGACTCACCCTTGGGGACGTTAACGCTGGCAAGCGATGGTGAACAGTTAACGGGGGTGTGGCTGAAAGGGCAAAAGTATGAAAAACAAACGATTCATCAATCAGCAGTTGTAAGAAATGATTTGCCTCTCTTTTTGAAAGTAGAAGAGTGGCTAGAGCGTTACGCTCACGGTGAGGCACCAGCCATAGATTTTCCATTAAAGCCTGAAGGAAGTATGTTTCGGCAGGAAGTATGGAAGCATTTGCTCACGATTCCATATGGGGAAGTTGAGACGTATGGAAACATTGCGAAGAAAATGGAGCGAAACCATGGAAGGAATATGTCGGCTCAAGCGGTTGGAGGAGCGGTAGGGCATAACCCAATCTCCATTCTTATTCCTTGTCACCGTGTAGTCGGTTCTAACGGTAGTTTAACAGGATATGCAGGGGGCATTGAAATGAAAAAGCACCTTCTTATGATTGAAGGTGTCCAATTGAACGGTTTCTATGATCCGAGCCCCGTTCGTTGA
- a CDS encoding tetratricopeptide repeat protein: MQHTLTPEEVGAKIVEWYSCIISASYEQAILLKEEARHAVMHMQTNDKILAYYSLVEFRHNIFVDEFNKKHELGDTFEFVETEVDRYLKYLYYFISGQYEYTQERYRSAIKMFRKAERLLEHVNDDAEESEFYLYIGLVYYRLNQYLLASSYLEQAETIFNRLSYYERALNCKQVLGAIRSELHEFETGDAILKEAFRESTFPRTSALILRTLGLSKLRQKEYEAAKTYFYQALEYEEHRSHQIGMKTRYDLSNTLFKLGQDDEALELFQQAKAEANQYNNKEYKARCLYLDGLYIAKDHALVDQAINDLYELSLLYEVCELAEEMVELADQRNDDSTSLKYYRIAYKAKVNQNKLGADQV, encoded by the coding sequence GTGCAACACACATTAACACCGGAAGAAGTAGGTGCCAAGATCGTTGAATGGTACAGTTGCATCATTTCAGCTTCTTATGAGCAAGCCATTTTGTTAAAAGAAGAAGCGCGACATGCCGTCATGCATATGCAAACAAATGATAAGATCTTAGCCTATTATTCACTCGTCGAGTTTAGACACAATATTTTTGTTGATGAATTTAATAAAAAGCATGAATTAGGTGACACATTTGAATTTGTTGAAACGGAGGTGGATCGCTACCTAAAATACCTTTACTATTTTATTAGTGGCCAGTACGAATACACACAAGAGCGTTACCGCTCAGCGATTAAGATGTTTCGTAAAGCTGAACGCCTTCTTGAGCACGTAAATGATGATGCAGAGGAATCGGAGTTTTATTTGTATATTGGATTGGTGTACTATCGGTTAAATCAATATTTATTAGCTAGCTCTTATTTAGAGCAAGCCGAAACGATTTTTAACCGCTTGAGCTATTACGAACGAGCACTCAACTGTAAACAGGTGCTTGGGGCCATTCGCTCTGAATTACACGAATTCGAAACAGGAGATGCCATCCTTAAAGAGGCTTTTCGCGAATCAACGTTTCCCCGCACATCAGCGCTTATCTTGCGCACACTTGGCTTGAGTAAATTACGTCAAAAAGAGTATGAGGCAGCGAAAACCTATTTTTACCAAGCGTTGGAGTATGAAGAACACCGAAGCCATCAGATCGGTATGAAAACACGTTACGACCTTTCGAACACCCTCTTTAAACTTGGTCAAGACGACGAAGCATTAGAACTGTTTCAACAAGCGAAAGCAGAAGCTAATCAATACAACAATAAGGAATACAAGGCACGCTGCCTTTATTTAGATGGTCTTTACATTGCAAAAGATCACGCTTTAGTCGATCAGGCAATAAATGATTTATATGAGTTAAGCCTGCTTTACGAAGTATGTGAATTAGCAGAAGAGATGGTAGAACTTGCGGATCAACGTAATGACGACTCTACGTCGTTAAAGTATTACCGAATTGCTTATAAAGCGAAAGTCAATCAAAACAAATTAGGAGCTGATCAAGTATGA
- a CDS encoding class I SAM-dependent methyltransferase, translated as MSINFHQEENKTSYLNREAHITWKQELTPLLTAYKPSHVVDLGCGGGIYTRALATMGVPSVTGVDFSKVMIEAAQRHSASYPTVGYQIGAAKSTGLENHSADMVLARALLHHLDTLEPVFNEVSRIVAQDGLFLIQTRTTDDCFLKGTENHVRGFFFDCFPALMEVEKKRRYSVEAICAAYEKSGWTLERKWTFWETRARHSSKEVLLNDIRLRKGRSILHELSDSQLQKLTAHMQANIASRGAIEEKDRWTLLVAKKKDTPLS; from the coding sequence ATGTCGATTAATTTTCATCAGGAAGAAAACAAAACAAGTTATTTAAACAGAGAGGCACACATTACGTGGAAGCAGGAGCTAACCCCTTTACTTACAGCATATAAGCCGAGTCATGTTGTTGATTTAGGCTGTGGCGGAGGGATTTATACACGGGCATTAGCGACAATGGGTGTTCCAAGCGTAACAGGGGTCGACTTCTCCAAAGTGATGATTGAAGCGGCGCAGCGTCATAGTGCTTCTTATCCGACTGTTGGTTATCAAATCGGTGCAGCAAAAAGCACGGGTCTAGAGAACCATAGCGCGGATATGGTGTTGGCAAGAGCACTGCTGCATCATCTAGATACCCTCGAACCAGTTTTTAATGAAGTCAGTCGCATTGTTGCTCAAGATGGTTTGTTTCTTATTCAAACGAGAACAACGGATGATTGCTTCCTGAAAGGTACAGAAAACCATGTTCGAGGCTTTTTCTTTGATTGCTTTCCAGCATTAATGGAAGTGGAGAAGAAAAGAAGGTACTCGGTAGAGGCGATTTGTGCAGCATACGAAAAATCTGGATGGACTCTGGAACGAAAGTGGACATTCTGGGAGACAAGAGCGCGTCATTCATCTAAGGAAGTGTTGCTTAATGACATTCGTTTAAGGAAGGGCAGAAGTATTTTACACGAACTGTCAGATAGCCAGTTGCAGAAGCTTACGGCACATATGCAGGCGAATATTGCATCAAGAGGTGCAATCGAAGAAAAGGATCGCTGGACGTTACTAGTAGCAAAGAAAAAAGATACCCCCTTGTCTTAA
- a CDS encoding STAS domain-containing protein has product MEQVTGEKSLYHFLKQRTWDLTEQWYEDLNKERKGVYGSTDQEAVALLKRQNHAFHVLFCELFKGDDQHPEELFETWIQTMAEDDAHLGTPMPDMIEEFLNVKEQYIALLEEYALQCSETITISEFNQWNKRLASALKVIMVKFTANNLAHTAEQLRTRQEMIAQLSAPIIKLRKGIALLPLVGELEIDRAHIIFTQTLEKCSNMTIQSLLIDLSGVSDVDRHVADQLFLLISGLKLIGIKASLSGLRPEIARTSIHLGVDFKEVNVYSSIERALESLL; this is encoded by the coding sequence ATGGAACAGGTTACCGGAGAAAAGTCGCTGTATCATTTTTTGAAGCAACGAACTTGGGATTTAACCGAGCAGTGGTATGAGGATTTAAATAAGGAAAGAAAAGGCGTATATGGTTCGACCGATCAAGAAGCAGTAGCGCTTTTGAAAAGGCAAAACCACGCATTTCATGTGTTATTCTGTGAGCTCTTTAAAGGGGATGATCAACACCCTGAAGAATTATTTGAGACATGGATTCAGACGATGGCTGAAGATGATGCACATTTAGGCACTCCTATGCCTGATATGATTGAAGAATTTTTAAATGTGAAGGAACAGTATATTGCACTATTAGAGGAATATGCGCTTCAATGTTCAGAGACGATTACGATCAGTGAATTTAATCAATGGAATAAGCGATTAGCGAGTGCCTTAAAGGTCATTATGGTGAAATTTACTGCTAATAATTTGGCTCATACAGCTGAGCAATTACGCACCAGGCAAGAGATGATTGCGCAATTAAGTGCACCTATTATTAAATTACGAAAAGGCATTGCTCTCTTACCTTTAGTAGGGGAACTGGAGATTGATCGAGCACATATCATTTTTACTCAAACGCTGGAAAAGTGTTCGAATATGACTATTCAATCATTACTAATTGATTTGTCCGGTGTTTCAGATGTAGACAGACATGTAGCCGACCAACTTTTTTTGTTGATAAGCGGTTTAAAATTAATAGGGATTAAAGCATCTTTGTCCGGTTTGAGACCAGAAATTGCACGTACGTCAATTCACTTAGGCGTTGACTTTAAAGAGGTTAATGTGTATTCCTCTATTGAACGAGCTCTTGAATCATTGCTGTAA
- a CDS encoding tautomerase family protein gives MPYVNIKVTKENGGLTKEEKQKLIKGVTDLLQETLHKNPASTVVVIDEVDMDNYGLGAEQISDRRKRGE, from the coding sequence ATGCCGTACGTCAATATAAAAGTAACAAAAGAAAATGGAGGGTTAACTAAGGAAGAGAAGCAAAAATTAATTAAAGGAGTAACAGATTTACTTCAAGAAACGTTACATAAAAACCCTGCTTCGACTGTTGTTGTGATTGATGAGGTTGATATGGATAATTATGGACTTGGCGCTGAACAAATTTCTGATCGACGAAAACGTGGGGAATAA
- a CDS encoding dihydrodipicolinate synthase family protein, translating into MLLEDVHVAVPTAFYEDETLHVDATMTHINYLANNGIQSVLLCGSTGEQHSLTIHEKQLLLNAIQKESHLRDHMEILFGLSSIRQTEAVQFAKLLDQSTIAGILLGYPPYIRPTQKEAIAYTEAILSATSKPVILYNNPGRTGFDLSIETILTLSEHEQIIGIKEAGNPEKIPELMQQLTKPFFFYAGGEQNLYSKVELGFNRLSSISANVYPKEIKALFIQLTTLKPISSTDLDKLDTIVDELYAESLLVNVKKRLSMGPCRAPIGQ; encoded by the coding sequence TTGTTACTAGAAGATGTTCACGTAGCCGTTCCAACTGCTTTTTATGAAGATGAAACCCTTCATGTTGATGCAACGATGACTCATATCAATTATTTAGCTAATAACGGTATTCAATCCGTTCTTCTATGTGGTTCAACCGGTGAACAACATAGCTTAACGATTCATGAGAAACAACTCTTACTAAATGCCATTCAAAAAGAAAGCCACTTACGAGATCACATGGAAATTTTATTTGGTCTCTCATCGATTCGTCAAACAGAAGCGGTGCAATTTGCCAAGTTACTTGACCAATCTACAATAGCTGGCATTTTACTTGGCTATCCCCCTTATATTCGTCCTACACAAAAAGAAGCGATCGCATACACAGAGGCTATTCTTTCCGCTACAAGCAAACCGGTTATCCTATACAACAATCCTGGACGTACGGGTTTTGACCTTTCAATAGAAACCATTCTCACATTGAGCGAGCATGAACAAATTATTGGTATCAAAGAAGCAGGAAACCCTGAAAAAATTCCTGAACTGATGCAACAGCTAACAAAGCCTTTCTTTTTTTACGCTGGCGGGGAACAAAACTTATATTCTAAAGTAGAGCTAGGGTTTAATCGACTTTCATCTATATCCGCAAATGTGTATCCAAAAGAAATAAAGGCTCTCTTTATACAGCTCACCACGCTTAAGCCCATTTCCAGTACTGACTTGGACAAGCTAGATACTATTGTCGATGAACTTTATGCTGAATCTCTCTTAGTAAATGTTAAAAAGCGTCTTTCAATGGGACCTTGCCGAGCTCCTATCGGTCAATGA
- the aroA gene encoding 3-phosphoshikimate 1-carboxyvinyltransferase, producing the protein MTDGNVDERARSPWTPLKGVHRVTVAPSSKKVDGEVTIPGSKSLTNRAFIMSALAQGTSTLKGFLRSDDAYWCIDALKKLGVSIEVDGDVAKVTGTGQKWSSDELYIGAAGTVARFLPGSLVTAHEGEWKIEASESMTKRPVAPLIEALRSLGGDITYLHKEGFYPLSIKGKPLDGGEVTLSGKISSQYISGLLIAGPYFKSPLKVSITDHIVQHAYVRLTLDLMEAFGATVSYNEALTEMTVSPSVYTPQDVTLEADASTACYFFALAALNKGRVRVTNVTANTKQPDIGFLTILEKMGCTVTKGETYVEVQGPAKLKGGFRISMREMSDQTLTLAAMAPFADGPITITEVEHIRYHESNRIKVMADSLKDLGIQVEEYQDGLKVYPGTPQGTTLDTYDDHRVAMSLALIGTQVSGVELVDPGCVSKTCPSFFDLLATFGVNVTKKA; encoded by the coding sequence ATGACAGATGGGAATGTAGATGAGCGAGCAAGAAGCCCATGGACACCTTTAAAAGGTGTCCATCGCGTAACAGTTGCGCCGAGCTCGAAGAAAGTCGATGGAGAAGTAACAATACCTGGAAGTAAAAGCTTAACAAATCGTGCGTTTATTATGAGTGCTCTTGCACAAGGCACCTCAACGTTAAAAGGGTTTTTACGTAGTGACGATGCGTATTGGTGCATTGATGCATTAAAGAAATTAGGTGTGTCCATTGAAGTGGACGGGGATGTAGCGAAGGTGACGGGAACTGGCCAAAAATGGTCGAGCGATGAATTGTATATTGGAGCAGCTGGAACGGTTGCTCGGTTTTTGCCTGGTAGCTTAGTAACGGCTCATGAAGGCGAGTGGAAGATCGAAGCGAGTGAAAGTATGACAAAGCGACCAGTTGCGCCGTTAATTGAAGCGCTACGCTCTTTAGGTGGTGACATTACGTATTTACATAAAGAGGGCTTTTATCCTCTTTCAATTAAAGGTAAACCACTTGACGGCGGAGAAGTAACGCTGTCAGGAAAAATATCGAGTCAATACATTAGTGGCTTGTTAATAGCTGGTCCATATTTTAAAAGTCCGTTAAAAGTAAGTATAACGGATCATATTGTACAGCATGCCTACGTGCGATTAACTTTAGATTTAATGGAGGCATTTGGTGCTACTGTATCGTATAATGAGGCGTTAACTGAAATGACTGTATCGCCTTCGGTTTATACACCACAGGATGTGACCCTTGAAGCGGATGCGTCAACGGCATGTTACTTTTTTGCACTAGCGGCGCTAAACAAGGGGCGAGTGCGTGTGACGAATGTAACCGCTAATACAAAGCAACCTGATATCGGGTTTCTCACGATTCTAGAAAAGATGGGCTGCACGGTAACGAAGGGTGAAACGTATGTAGAAGTACAAGGGCCTGCTAAACTTAAAGGAGGCTTTCGTATTTCAATGCGTGAAATGTCAGATCAAACGTTAACCCTTGCTGCTATGGCACCATTTGCAGACGGACCGATCACCATTACAGAAGTGGAGCATATTCGCTATCACGAATCAAATCGAATCAAGGTTATGGCGGATTCACTTAAAGACTTGGGCATTCAAGTGGAAGAATATCAAGATGGGTTGAAAGTATATCCGGGAACGCCACAAGGCACAACCCTTGATACGTATGACGACCACCGTGTTGCCATGTCATTGGCGCTAATTGGTACGCAAGTGTCTGGAGTGGAGCTTGTCGATCCAGGATGTGTTTCAAAAACGTGTCCATCGTTCTTCGATCTTCTTGCGACATTTGGTGTGAATGTGACAAAAAAAGCATAG